One stretch of Manis pentadactyla isolate mManPen7 chromosome 10, mManPen7.hap1, whole genome shotgun sequence DNA includes these proteins:
- the EEF1AKMT3 gene encoding EEF1A lysine methyltransferase 3, protein MADSCPSPELEPESVFPREVRLFADSYSEKSRFRFCGHVLSITQNFGCRLGVAARVWEAGLSLCNFFESQRVDFRGKKVIELGAGTGIVGILAALQGGDVTITDLPLALEQIQGNVQANVPAGGQAQVHALSWGIDQHVFPRDYDLVLGADIVYLEPTFPLLLGTLQHLCGPNGTIYLASKMREEHGTESFFQHLLPQHFQLELAQRDEDENVNIYTARHREPRPV, encoded by the exons ATGGCGGATTCCTGCCCCAGTCCTGAATTGGAGCCCGAGTCGGTGTTCCCGCGGGAGGTCAGGCTCTTCGCTGACTCCTACTCGGAGAAGAGCCGGTTCCGTTTCTGTGGGCACGTGCTGAGCATCACGCAGAACTTCGGGTGCCGCCTCGGGGTGGCGGCGCGCGTGTGGGAAGCG GGTCTGAGCCTGTGCAACTTTTTCGAAAGTCAACGTGTGGATTTCCGAGGCAAGAAAGTGATCGAactgggcgcgggcacgggcatCGTGGGGATCTTGGCAGCGCTGCAGG gaGGGGATGTTACCATCACTGACCTGCCCCTGGCCCTAGAGCAGATCCAGGGCAACGTCCAGGCCAATGTGCCAGCTGGAGGCCAGGCCCAGGTCCATGCCTTGTCCTGGGGGATTGACCAGCATGTTTTCCCTCGAGACTATGACCTGGTGCTGGGTGCTGATATCGTGTACCTGGAGCCCACCTTCCCACTGCTGCTGGGCACCCTCCAACACCTGTGTGGACCCAATGGCACCATATACCTGGCCTCCAAGATGAGAGAGGAGCACGGGACAGAGAGCTTCTTTCAGCACCTCCTGCCCCAGCATTTCCAACTGGAGCTGGCCCAGCGCGATGAAGATGAGAATGTCAACATCTATACGGCCAGGCACAGGGAACCAAGACCTGTTTGA